The following proteins are encoded in a genomic region of Arachis ipaensis cultivar K30076 chromosome B02, Araip1.1, whole genome shotgun sequence:
- the LOC107627002 gene encoding uncharacterized protein LOC107627002 → MGTISQDHAKLDSNTIADAIRPLVEADPSIKVKSIIAEVQSRFNYTVSYRKAWLAKQKAVAKVFGDWKVSYQTLPVWLKATTAKMSGSRVQIKMLPVYRESEEVQSVRVLHYIFWSFYPCIVAFRHCKPLVQVDGTHLYRKYKGALLVAVAQDGNQNIVSVAFVIVEGETTDAWEFFLTNLRRYVVTIDGLGIISDRHTSIDAAVARSNGAWSPPRAWHMYCIRHIGSNFLRRFKAQYLHKFVVNTGISFRYYGSIHSNFVVSTYGALAPPRSYQC, encoded by the coding sequence ATGGGCacgatttcacaagatcatgccaagttggactcGAACACAATTGCAGATGCCATTAGGCCGTTGGTCGAAGCAGACCCTTCAATAAAGGTGAAGTCTATTATTGCAGAAGTTCAGTCCAGGTTCAACTACACTGTAAGTTACcgcaaggcttggttggcaaagcagaaagctgtCGCAAAGGTTTTCGGTGATTGGAAAGTTTCTTACCAAACTCTGCCAGTATGGTTGAAAGCAACGACTGCGAAGATGTCGGGGTCTCGTGTTCAAATAAAAATGCTCCCTGTTTACCGTGAGAGTGAGGAGGTTCAAAGTGTAAGAGTTCTGCATTACATTTTTTGGAGTTTCTATCCGTGTATTGTAGCATTCAGACACTGCAAGCCACTAGTGCAGGTTGATGGAACGCACCTGTACAGAAAATATAAAGGTGCACTTCTGGTTGCGGTTGCACAAGATGGGAACCAAAACATTGTGTCCGTTGCATTTGTAATAGTCGAGGGCGAGACGACAGATGCATGGGAGTTTTTCCTAACCAATTTGCGGAGATATGTTGTTACCATTGATGGCTTGGGCATTATTTCTGACCGGCATACCTCCATCGATGCTGCAGTAGCTCGCAGTAACGGTGCATGGTCACCACCAAGAGCGTGGCATATGTACTGCATCAGGCACATCGGGTCCAACTTCTTAAGGAGGTTCAAGGCTCAGTATTTGCATAAATTCGTGGTTAACACAGGTATTTCATTTCGCTATTATGGTTCTATTCATAGTAACTTTGTGGTATCTACTTACGGAGCACTCGCCCCACCAAGATCATACCAGTGCTGA
- the LOC107625082 gene encoding uncharacterized protein LOC107625082 translates to MMPCYAPSFCPYLVTPPSTSVHGGSHHRRPTKRNVTILYPKMSLNNNNNNTSNPNPSSLLTSLTKLLWGQSLPPGLLVSTARATWNATWRLMMSQLAPSDPSGGYARPASKFRLPQKNISSPTSLHLYVALPCPWAHRTLIVRALKGLEDAVPVSVASPGQDGSWEFKQANGPGLSPGLDKANRCRTLREVYGMRKGGYDGRATVPMLWDKDSKEVLCNESYDIIEFFNSGLNGLAHNPGLDLSPSELKGKIEEWYSVIYPNVNNGVYRCGFAQTQEAYDRAVNELFGTLDKLEDHLTTSRYLCGEKLTLVDICLFTTLIRFDVAYNVLFKCTKKKLCEYPNLHAYMRDIYQMPKVAETCNFSEIMDGYYKILFPLNPGSIRPIMPSTSEHEILCRPHGRESLSAALPVFVK, encoded by the exons ATGATGCCGTGTTATGCCCCTTCTTTCTGTCCCTACCTGGTAACTCCACCGTCCACCTCCGTCCACGGCGGTTCCCATCACCGGAGACCGACCAAACGCAACGTCACCATCCTCTACCCAAAAATGTCcctaaacaacaacaacaataacacatCAAACCCTAACCCCTCTTCCTTGCTGACGTCGCTTACCAAACTTCTCTGGGGACAATCACTTCCGCCGGGCCTCCTAGTTTCCACCGCGCGTGCCACGTGGAATGCCACGTGGCGCCTCATGATGTCACAGCTCGCTCCCTCCGACCCTTCAGGCGGTTACGCCAGGCCGGCCTCCAAGTTCCGCTTACCACAGAAGAACATCTCAAGCCCAACGAGCCTGCACCTTTACGTGGCCCTTCCATGCCCGTGGGCCCACCGGACACTTATAGTCCGGGCCCTCAAGGGCCTTGAGGACGCCGTCCCGGTTTCTGTAGCATCCCCAGGCCAGGACGGGTCGTGGGAGTTCAAACAGGCCAATGGTCCGGGCTTAAGCCCGGGATTGGACAAGGCAAACAGGTGTAGAACGTTGAGGGAAGTTTATGGGATGAGAAAAGGTGGGTATGATGGGAGGGCCACGGTGCCTATGCTGTGGGACAAGGATTCGAAGGAGGTTTTGTGCAATGAGAGTTATGACATAATTGAATTTTTCAATTCCGGGTTGAACGGGTTGGCCCACAACCCGGGTTTGGATCTATCGCCTTCTGAGTTGAAGGGGAAGATTGAGGAATGGTATAGCGTGATATACCCAAATGTGAACAATGGTGTTTACAG ATGTGGATTTGCACAGACACAAGAAGCTTATGACAGAGCAGTGAATGAGTTGTTTGGAACATTAGACAAGTTGGAGGATCACTTGACCACTTCCCGCTACTTATGTGGAGAAAAATTGACCCTTGTAGATATATGTCTGTTTACCACTCTAATTCGGTTTGATGTTGCATACAATGTTCTTTTTAAGTGTACCAAGAAGAAGTTATGTGAGTATCCAAATCTACATGCCTACATGCGTGACATTTATCAG ATGCCTAAAGTTGCAGAAACCTGCAATTTTTCTGAAATCATGGATGGTTATTACAAAATACTTTTCCCTCTAAATCCAGGGAGCATAAGACCAATCATGCCTTCAACTTCTGAGCATGAAATCCTTTGCAGACCTCATGGTAGGGAGTCTCTATCAGCAGCTTTACCCGTCTTTGTTAAATAG